In the genome of Oxalobacter aliiformigenes, one region contains:
- the preA gene encoding NAD-dependent dihydropyrimidine dehydrogenase subunit PreA, with amino-acid sequence MALKKDLSIDFLGVHCENPFFLSSSPVSSDYDMVAKAFDAGWGGVAYKTVGIFLPDECSPRFDITGTPGGPWTGFKNMEMISDKPLEVNLENMRRLKRDYPGKVMIASIMGSDDGEWRTLAQKVTDIGADMIECNFSCPQMTSSTMGSDVGQSPELVARYTETVCRATHLPVLAKMTPNIGHMEEPAIAAIRAGAKGIAAINTVKAITNLDPEYMTAMPVVNGKSSISGYSGPAVKPIALRFITQMKQHPELKDVPVSGIGGIVTWQDVLEFLLVGSSTIQVTTAVMEYGYRIVEDMASGLSHFMARRGIDRLSDLVGRALPNIVPADDIDRSFKVIPEIDPARCIGCGRCYISCYDGGHQAIDWDDYTRTPTINEHCVGCHLCLNVCPVADCILPRHTEFKPGRHPHPVTCKLHYR; translated from the coding sequence ATGGCACTGAAAAAAGACCTGTCCATCGACTTTCTGGGCGTTCATTGCGAAAACCCGTTTTTCCTCTCCTCTTCCCCGGTCAGCAGCGACTACGACATGGTCGCCAAGGCATTCGACGCCGGATGGGGCGGGGTGGCCTACAAAACCGTGGGCATTTTTCTGCCCGACGAATGCTCCCCCCGGTTCGACATCACCGGTACCCCCGGCGGCCCGTGGACCGGATTCAAGAACATGGAAATGATTTCCGACAAGCCGCTTGAAGTCAATCTGGAGAACATGCGCCGACTCAAACGCGATTACCCCGGCAAGGTCATGATCGCCTCCATCATGGGCAGTGACGACGGGGAATGGCGGACACTGGCGCAGAAAGTCACCGACATCGGTGCGGACATGATCGAGTGCAATTTTTCCTGCCCGCAAATGACTTCTTCCACGATGGGATCTGACGTCGGCCAGAGCCCCGAACTGGTCGCACGCTATACCGAGACCGTCTGCCGCGCCACCCATCTGCCCGTTCTGGCGAAAATGACGCCGAACATCGGCCATATGGAAGAACCGGCCATCGCGGCAATCCGTGCCGGTGCGAAAGGCATCGCTGCCATCAATACCGTCAAGGCCATCACGAACCTTGATCCGGAATACATGACCGCCATGCCGGTCGTCAACGGCAAATCGTCAATCTCCGGCTATTCCGGCCCTGCCGTCAAACCGATCGCATTGCGCTTCATCACCCAGATGAAACAGCATCCCGAACTGAAAGACGTACCCGTCTCCGGTATCGGCGGCATCGTCACCTGGCAGGACGTCCTGGAATTTCTGCTGGTCGGTTCCTCCACCATTCAGGTCACCACCGCCGTCATGGAATACGGATACCGCATCGTCGAGGATATGGCCAGCGGCCTGTCCCACTTCATGGCCCGGCGGGGAATCGACAGGCTCTCCGACCTTGTCGGTCGCGCCCTGCCCAACATCGTACCGGCCGACGACATCGACCGCAGCTTCAAAGTCATTCCCGAAATCGATCCGGCCCGCTGTATCGGTTGCGGACGCTGCTACATTTCCTGTTACGACGGAGGACATCAGGCTATCGACTGGGACGACTACACACGTACGCCGACCATCAACGAGCACTGTGTCGGCTGCCACCTTTGCCTGAACGTCTGTCCTGTCGCCGACTGCATCTTGCCGCGGCACACCGAATTCAAGCCGGGCCGGCACCCCCACCCGGTCACCTGCAAACTGCATTACCGCTGA
- a CDS encoding FAD-dependent oxidoreductase produces MSRTIRVMENRELEKGFDARAAMAEAARCLLCHDAPCSAACPAGTDPARFIRSLRFSNLWGAAETIRENNPLGASCSRICPVNELCEGACARSRLDAPVKIAKLQRFITDEERRLDMHILEAGEPNGKTVACVGAGPASLACAVELARKGCKVTVFEETAQPGGMLSFGIPPFRLPQEIVDFDLSRIEKLGIEFFCDTHLTAHDLDNLLERYDAVFVGTGLMKPKTLDLPGKELDGVHHALDWLKTARLEKPSEKGNRIVIIGDGDVAMDCATTAASLLAANVKLVYCRPIAFASANIDETLLAVKMGIPVLAEFFPKEIRGENGKVTGIVFTGADNVSTLTLATDKVILAVGQEKADDLASLPEHPRLFAGGDRVNGGSTVVAAIASGKRAARAILDTLSG; encoded by the coding sequence ATGAGCCGTACCATCCGTGTCATGGAAAACCGGGAACTGGAAAAGGGGTTCGACGCCCGCGCCGCCATGGCCGAAGCGGCGCGCTGCCTGCTCTGCCACGACGCACCATGCAGCGCCGCCTGCCCGGCCGGAACCGATCCGGCCCGATTCATCCGCTCGTTGCGTTTCTCGAACCTCTGGGGAGCGGCAGAGACCATCCGGGAAAACAATCCGCTGGGAGCGAGCTGTTCCCGCATCTGTCCGGTCAACGAATTGTGCGAAGGCGCCTGTGCCCGGTCGCGGCTGGACGCGCCTGTCAAAATCGCGAAACTCCAGCGTTTCATCACCGACGAGGAACGACGGCTGGACATGCATATTCTCGAGGCCGGAGAACCCAACGGCAAAACAGTCGCCTGTGTGGGCGCCGGGCCCGCTTCGCTGGCCTGTGCGGTAGAACTGGCCCGAAAAGGCTGCAAAGTCACCGTATTCGAGGAAACGGCGCAACCCGGTGGCATGCTCTCGTTCGGCATCCCGCCCTTCAGGCTTCCGCAGGAAATCGTCGATTTCGACCTGTCCCGCATCGAAAAACTGGGAATCGAGTTTTTTTGCGATACCCACCTGACTGCCCACGATCTCGACAACCTGCTTGAACGGTACGACGCGGTTTTCGTCGGAACCGGTCTGATGAAACCCAAAACGCTGGATCTGCCGGGAAAAGAACTCGACGGTGTCCACCATGCCCTTGACTGGCTGAAAACCGCCCGGCTGGAGAAACCCTCCGAAAAAGGCAACCGGATCGTCATCATCGGCGATGGCGACGTCGCGATGGATTGCGCCACCACCGCCGCGTCCCTGCTGGCCGCCAATGTCAAGCTCGTTTACTGCCGCCCCATCGCTTTCGCCTCGGCCAACATCGACGAAACCCTGCTGGCCGTGAAAATGGGCATTCCCGTACTGGCCGAATTTTTCCCGAAAGAAATCCGCGGCGAAAACGGCAAAGTGACCGGAATCGTCTTTACCGGTGCGGACAATGTATCCACCCTGACGCTGGCGACCGACAAGGTCATCCTCGCCGTCGGGCAGGAAAAGGCCGACGATCTGGCCAGCCTGCCCGAACACCCGCGACTTTTCGCGGGAGGCGACCGGGTCAACGGCGGTTCAACCGTCGTGGCCGCCATCGCTTCGGGCAAACGGGCGGCCAGAGCCATTCTGGACACGCTTTCCGGATAA
- a CDS encoding sigma 54-interacting transcriptional regulator has product MTAFDYRHGGLCNTVDRHEHDYFHFLVDLTDAVIATRDIPSLAEKTADYLHAFFGLDFISLETVESSTFRLNAHSFAFDRQNRRTCNCYSKSLHATLLGTALRNHEKILFNRKAMLEHAGKYPFIDTLVKKGLQVLLHLPLVSAGELLGALAIGSVRHSHFTPDVMELLNRVSSMLAMAIDVILLHGNGNSCSALPLPADSSPVEQDASLHPHNIIGNSPAIQSILRQIEIVAPCNATVLLQGETGTGKGLVAQTIHDLSERNMHEMVKMNCTAIPSELMESELFGHEKGAFTGALNRRIGHFEQADKSTLFLDEIGDMPLDLQPKLLSVLQEHQIRRLGSVVTLPVDVRFIAATNCNLAQKIEDKTFRSDLFYRLNVFPITIPPLRERAEDIPLLARFFVRKYARQMNRHITTIPEPILDMMSRLPWPGNIRELENVMERAVILTGNSTVLNLTPESLSGFTTRTFPVTVQTPEPIRIPAPVIPQTDRNAIIRALRETGGQIGGKSGAAARLGLKRTTLLARIKRLGIAVDDFREKEEMPSTVTETA; this is encoded by the coding sequence ATGACTGCATTTGATTACCGTCATGGTGGTCTCTGCAATACAGTGGACCGTCATGAACACGATTATTTTCATTTTCTGGTCGATCTGACAGACGCTGTTATCGCCACCAGAGATATCCCCTCCCTGGCCGAAAAAACAGCCGATTACCTGCACGCCTTTTTCGGGCTGGATTTCATCAGTCTCGAAACCGTGGAATCCTCGACCTTCAGACTGAATGCCCATTCCTTTGCATTCGACCGCCAGAACCGGCGGACATGCAACTGCTACAGCAAATCGTTGCATGCCACCCTGCTGGGAACCGCCCTGCGCAACCATGAAAAAATCCTGTTTAACCGCAAGGCGATGCTCGAACACGCCGGAAAATATCCTTTCATCGACACTCTGGTGAAAAAAGGCCTTCAGGTCCTGCTCCACCTCCCGCTGGTATCGGCAGGAGAACTGCTGGGAGCACTCGCCATCGGCAGCGTCAGGCATTCGCATTTCACTCCTGATGTCATGGAACTGCTAAACCGTGTCAGCAGCATGCTGGCCATGGCGATCGACGTCATCCTGCTGCACGGGAACGGCAATTCCTGTTCCGCGCTCCCGCTACCGGCGGATTCTTCTCCTGTGGAGCAGGATGCCTCCTTGCATCCCCACAACATCATCGGCAACAGTCCTGCCATCCAATCCATTCTCCGCCAGATCGAAATCGTTGCACCATGTAATGCCACCGTATTGCTTCAGGGAGAAACGGGAACCGGCAAGGGACTCGTGGCACAAACCATCCACGACCTTTCCGAAAGAAACATGCATGAAATGGTCAAGATGAACTGTACGGCCATTCCGTCCGAACTGATGGAAAGCGAACTGTTCGGCCATGAAAAAGGCGCCTTCACCGGAGCGTTGAACCGGCGGATCGGTCACTTCGAACAGGCAGACAAAAGCACCCTGTTCCTCGATGAAATCGGCGATATGCCGCTGGATCTCCAGCCGAAGCTGTTAAGTGTTTTGCAGGAACACCAGATCCGGCGACTGGGAAGTGTCGTCACTCTTCCGGTCGATGTCCGCTTTATCGCCGCGACGAACTGCAATCTCGCCCAGAAGATCGAGGACAAGACATTCCGCAGCGACCTGTTCTACCGGCTGAACGTCTTTCCGATCACCATTCCGCCCCTTCGTGAACGGGCGGAAGACATCCCCCTGCTGGCGAGATTCTTCGTCCGCAAATATGCCCGCCAGATGAACCGGCACATCACGACCATCCCTGAACCGATACTGGACATGATGAGCCGGCTGCCCTGGCCCGGCAATATACGCGAACTGGAAAACGTCATGGAACGGGCGGTGATTCTGACCGGCAACAGTACGGTGTTAAATCTCACTCCCGAATCGCTGTCCGGTTTCACGACCCGTACTTTTCCGGTCACCGTCCAAACACCGGAACCCATTCGCATTCCCGCCCCGGTCATACCGCAGACGGACAGAAACGCGATCATCCGGGCACTTCGCGAAACCGGAGGACAGATCGGCGGCAAGTCCGGCGCCGCCGCCCGGCTTGGGCTGAAACGGACGACATTGCTGGCGCGTATCAAGCGTTTGGGTATCGCCGTCGACGATTTCCGTGAAAAAGAGGAAATGCCGTCCACCGTCACGGAAACCGCCTGA
- the oxlT gene encoding oxalate/formate MFS antiporter yields the protein MATQEKYPNRWIQLVLGIVCMATIANCQYGWTLFVAPIEDKYHWARTAIQLSFTIFLFFETWLVPLEGWGVDKFGPRPVIIFGAILSTIGWILCSKASSLGFLYFAQILTGAGAGAVYGTCSGNSLKWFPDKRGLAAGATAAGFGAGAAVTVIPVANMINTSGYEQAFFVFGIIQGCIITACALFMPRAKLPPGTKAIPKVISSKKNYSQTQMLREPLFWLIYICFVGVASGGIMATASFGPVSRDYGLDKIPVTCLGVTLPLLTMAMSIDNICNGATRPLMGYLSDHFGRENLMLVVFGGEAVALLGLVFWGRQPIGFMFFAAMTFACWGEIFSLFPSMCADTFGSKFAAGNAGTLYTAKGTSSLLVPLAAGLAKGGNWNRTFILSACIAATCSLLSFFVLKPWRRRFIENNNKEVEAQEAAAAAAAK from the coding sequence ATGGCTACACAAGAAAAGTATCCTAATCGGTGGATACAGCTTGTTCTAGGTATTGTCTGTATGGCGACGATCGCGAACTGCCAGTACGGCTGGACGCTGTTCGTTGCTCCGATTGAAGATAAATATCACTGGGCCCGTACAGCCATTCAGTTGTCGTTCACCATCTTCCTGTTTTTCGAAACCTGGCTGGTTCCTCTGGAAGGATGGGGTGTTGACAAGTTCGGTCCGCGTCCGGTCATTATTTTCGGTGCCATTTTAAGTACCATTGGCTGGATTCTTTGTTCCAAGGCTTCCAGCCTGGGATTTCTGTATTTCGCCCAGATCCTGACCGGTGCCGGCGCCGGTGCCGTGTACGGTACCTGTTCCGGTAACTCGCTGAAATGGTTCCCGGACAAACGGGGTCTGGCAGCGGGTGCGACGGCAGCCGGTTTCGGTGCCGGTGCCGCAGTCACCGTCATTCCGGTCGCCAACATGATCAATACCTCTGGCTATGAACAGGCGTTCTTCGTCTTCGGTATCATCCAGGGTTGCATCATCACCGCCTGCGCACTGTTCATGCCACGTGCCAAACTGCCACCCGGAACGAAAGCCATTCCGAAGGTCATTTCTTCCAAAAAGAATTATTCCCAGACCCAGATGTTGCGCGAACCCCTGTTCTGGCTGATCTACATCTGCTTCGTGGGTGTTGCCTCCGGCGGTATCATGGCGACGGCTTCGTTCGGTCCGGTTTCCCGCGACTACGGTCTGGACAAGATTCCGGTCACCTGCCTGGGTGTCACCCTGCCGCTGCTGACCATGGCCATGTCCATCGACAACATCTGTAACGGCGCTACCCGTCCGCTGATGGGTTATCTGTCCGACCATTTCGGCCGTGAAAACCTGATGCTCGTCGTGTTCGGTGGTGAAGCCGTCGCCCTGCTGGGTCTGGTCTTCTGGGGCCGTCAGCCGATCGGCTTCATGTTCTTCGCTGCCATGACGTTCGCATGCTGGGGTGAAATCTTCTCGCTGTTCCCGTCCATGTGTGCCGACACGTTCGGTTCGAAGTTCGCCGCCGGTAATGCCGGTACGCTGTATACCGCAAAAGGGACATCCTCCCTGCTGGTTCCGCTGGCAGCCGGTCTGGCCAAAGGCGGTAACTGGAACCGTACCTTCATTCTGTCGGCATGTATCGCTGCAACCTGTTCCCTCTTGTCGTTCTTCGTCCTGAAACCGTGGCGTCGCCGTTTCATCGAAAACAACAACAAGGAAGTCGAAGCACAGGAAGCTGCCGCAGCCGCTGCTGCCAAGTAA
- a CDS encoding porin, translated as MKKTLIALAVLGTCAGAAYAQTNVTIYGTVDTGLIKETGSDVRMGSNEDSRIGFKGTEELGSGMKATFQLERRFSLNNGTKFSGNNALDILQGADPEGEDGVEWQGAANVGLQGEAWGAVRLGRVNDIAIENFGALDPFAYYGVGSAMGGYNILYSEELANTIRYDSPSWAGFGINLSYTLGHETHGAENRIYDDYGNDGFGIGLKYDNGPLMLTANYDRLADSDKSWLWNAGGAYTYQGFKVSVGYQSTKVKSAAMNVLTGLDADVDQKDWLVGLQYNTGPHTVKFSYNRGEVESHTEYDGKANKYSLGYTYDMSKRTSLYAMVAYTDSDNDSVGEIYNSNDVADDSVTGVQIGMTHRF; from the coding sequence ATGAAAAAAACTCTTATCGCATTGGCTGTACTGGGCACCTGCGCAGGTGCTGCATACGCCCAGACCAACGTCACCATTTACGGTACGGTGGATACCGGCCTGATCAAGGAAACCGGCTCCGACGTCCGCATGGGCAGCAACGAAGACAGCCGTATCGGCTTCAAGGGTACGGAAGAGCTCGGTTCCGGCATGAAAGCCACCTTCCAGCTCGAAAGACGCTTCAGCCTGAACAACGGCACGAAATTCTCCGGCAACAATGCGCTCGATATTCTTCAGGGAGCGGATCCTGAGGGGGAAGACGGGGTCGAATGGCAAGGCGCCGCCAACGTCGGTCTGCAAGGTGAAGCATGGGGCGCTGTCCGTCTCGGTCGCGTCAACGATATCGCCATCGAAAACTTCGGCGCACTGGATCCGTTTGCCTATTACGGGGTCGGTTCCGCAATGGGGGGTTACAACATTCTCTACTCAGAAGAACTGGCCAACACCATCCGCTACGATAGCCCGAGCTGGGCTGGCTTCGGCATCAATCTAAGCTATACGCTCGGTCATGAAACTCATGGCGCTGAAAATAGAATTTACGACGACTACGGTAACGACGGTTTCGGCATCGGCCTGAAATACGACAACGGCCCGCTGATGCTGACCGCCAACTATGACCGACTGGCCGATTCCGACAAATCCTGGCTGTGGAACGCCGGCGGAGCTTACACATACCAGGGATTCAAGGTTTCCGTCGGCTATCAGAGTACCAAGGTCAAGAGCGCTGCCATGAATGTCCTCACTGGTCTCGATGCCGATGTTGACCAGAAAGACTGGCTGGTCGGCCTGCAGTACAATACCGGCCCGCATACCGTCAAGTTCTCGTATAACCGGGGTGAAGTCGAAAGCCATACCGAATATGACGGCAAGGCCAACAAATATTCGCTGGGTTACACCTACGATATGTCCAAACGGACTTCCCTGTACGCGATGGTCGCCTATACCGACAGCGATAACGATTCCGTCGGTGAAATCTACAACAGTAACGATGTGGCCGACGATTCCGTTACCGGTGTCCAGATCGGCATGACACACCGGTTCTGA